CAAATTTGGTGCGTTTTTATATGGAACAAATAAATTACCATTCAATCCAAAATTAGCCCACGTCAACATATATGCAATACGCCTTGCATTGCTGTTAGATTTAATGGCATTTAAAACGTCAGTAAACCAGCTAAGATCACCATTTCCTGCCACTTTCATCCCTTGCGGGCTATAACCAAATTCCGACAAAGTCGCAATCTTTCCTTTGTTATCAGCCAACTTTGAAATCATAGATAAGTCATTGACTAAACTACTTAAAAATTGTTTCGTTCCTGGATTATCTATGTTATCGTACTGATCCATTCCAAGAACATCTACATAATTATCACCAGGGTAAGTCGCTAAATAATTCTCTTCATTGCCGTTAAAAGGACCATTAGGAGAATAAACATACAATATGTTATGAACTCCTTTTTTATCTCTCAAATATTCAACTGTATACCTATATAGTTCAATATATTGGCTTGGCGTCGTCGTCTTTGCACCCCACCAAAACCAACCACCATTTTGCTCATGGAATGGCCTAAACAAAATCGGTATCAAATTTCCATTATCATCTTTTAGATTGTTTGCAAAAAGAGCTATGTTATCTAAAAATTCATTAAATTTGCTGTTGTATTCGCCACCAGGTAGTATTTTATTTACAACATCGCCAGAAACATCATTAAAACTGCCACCTGTAACAAAATTAGGCATATGAGCACTTAGAGTGAAAATTCCACCCATCTCATGAATTTTTTTAACAGCCGCTATTAAATTTTCACGACTTTTTATCGGATCATTTGGAACACCTGGCTTTTCTTTTCCCTCTAAGCTCAAAGTATCCCATCCAAAAACAGCTGGAAAATCGCCAACATCATTCTTTACATCAGACTGCAATTCATTTGAACCAGAAGTTATTGTAATGCCTTCATCAGTATCATGTTGATGTCCAAATAACACTTCTTTGCCACGCATATCATTTAAATAAACAAAAAGTTCCTTTGTCTTTGTAGTTGCATTGGGATCTACTAAATTAATCTCTTTTATTGTAGAACCATTATTACTATTATTTTGGCTATTATTATTTTCAGAACCGAGATTCAACAATCCCTTCTCTAGAATTTTCCCATTCAAAGAGACATTTTCTGCTTTAATATTTGCTTTTTTTATTGTGCCATAGCCATTTATAATAGTTCCATTTGCTCCACTATTAACATTTATTTCAGAAACACTTGCTTCTCTACCAATGTTAAGTGCAATATAGGCGTTTATTTCAATAGTACCAATATCAGATTTGTCATTTAAATCAATTAATGATTCACTATTAACTGCAATATTTCCAACCTTGTTATCTCCATTCAAAACCACATGCACTTTTCCATCTAAACGATTAACAACAATATCACTAATATTGCAATTATTAATATAGATTGAATTCTCTCCACCGCCAGATATATAAACTGTTCCATCAACAGTTACATTATCAATAGTTGCTTCTCCATTTCCTATACCTGATGCAAGATATAAATTCCCTTCTATTACAGTATTTTTCAGTGTTACACCATCATGGTTGATTATAACATTCCCATTAAAAGTTTTACCTTCATAATTGCCAGTTGTATTGTAATAGCCAGATATTAAACTGTCAAGTAGCGCACAAAACTCTGCACGCGTAATAGTCTTCTTGGGTTTAAAGGTACCATCCTCATATCCTGATATTATTCCACTAAGAGCATTTACAGCACCTTTTGCATAGTCGCTAATTTGCGAAGCATCTTTAAATTTATTAATAATCGAAGAATCTCCTTGGTCATTGATATTAAAAACATTTACCAATAGCGTAATTGCATCTTCACGTGTTATATTTGTGTCAGCTTTTGACATGTTATTAGGAAATCCAGAGTAGTATCCAGCATATCTTGCTATAAGCAATTGGTCTGAATACCATGCACCTGGTTTAACATCAGAAAATTGCTGCTGTGACTTAGCTGAAAAACCAAAAATACGATTTAAAATTGATACAGCTTCTGCACGAGTAATTTCTTTTTGAGGTTTAAATGTCCCATCGGAATATCCATTTATTATTCCATAGTTCTTTAAATTTTCTATACTATTCTTTGCCCAATTATCTCTTATGTCACTGAATGCAAAACTTTTTGAATTTGATGCAACAGCCTCCGAAGTAGCAGCATATGTAGTTGAGAAGAAATTATAGGGAATAGCAGAAACTATTAACAAAACAGATAAAATTGTAGCTATAAACTTGCGAATAATACTCATTACAAATCCCTCCAAACAACAAATGTTTTTTATAGTTTTTACAGAAATAAATAATAAAAGCTTTTCTTTCCTCCTTTCTATGTTTTAAACTTAAAATAACCCTCATTTATCACTCCTTCCTATTCTATATTTATATATATTAACAAGTAGATAATTTAAACAGAGTTTTGAAGTTTTTAATTTGAAATTGATATATCAATATTTTTAGTAAATTTACACTTATAACGCTACAAAAAGTTATTTATGATTATTTTTAACTCAATAAATTATATTAAATCTATTTATTAACTTACATTTTAGTATAGGATATTTATGTATAATTGTCAATAATATTATCTGATTTTCATTTATTTACATCAATTTACGTATATTGCATGTATATATTGTTTTAATTCCCGTTATTTACGGATTATATAAGGTTATTTTTGTTGTAAAATATTATTAAAATGACTATGATGATAATTTGCACATATTTTGTGTAGTTCCTGTTAACAAAATATTAGCAGGCTTTATAAGGAAATTTTTCTCCTTGACTCCCAATCAAAATAATGTTAGAGTAGCTTTATAGAACTATTTAAGGAGGAATTTACGATAGATATCAATATTAAAAGTTTAAAAATCGGCGATTTAGTAGCAAAATTGCCAATAATCCAAGGTGGCATGGGTGTAGGAGTATCATTAAGCAATCTTGCTTCTGCCGTCGCAAATGAAGGTGGCATTGGTGTAATATCTGCAGCAGGTATTGGCATGCTAGAAAAAGATTTTGCTACAAATTACGTTGAAGCAAATATAAGGGCACTTAGAAAGGAAATTAAAAAAGCAAGAGAGAAAACTAAAGGTATAATCGGCGTTAATATAATGGTGGCACTGTCAAATTTTGCTGACATGGTTAAAACATCAATAGATGAGGGCATTGATATAATCTTTTCCGGCGCAGGACTTCCGCTAAATCTTCCTAAGTTTTTAAATAACTCATCTAAGACTAAGTTAGTACCTATTGTCTCATCTGGAAGGGCATTTAATCTTATAGCAAAAAGATGGATACAAAAATACGAATATTTGCCAGATGCTGTTGTTGTTGAAGGTCCAATGGCTGGTGGTCACTTAGGATATTCAAGTGAGCAGATATCAAATCCTGATTATTCTCTAGATAAAATAGTTAAAGACGTGTTGGAAGAAACAAGACAATATGAAGAGATTTCAGGGAAGCAAATACCCGTTATTGCTGCTGGTGGAATATATACAGGCGATGATATATTAAAATATCTAAAAATAGGTGCCGCTGGTGTACAAATGGCCACACGTTTTGTTACAACTGATGAATGTGATGCATCAGATGAGTTTAAAAAATCATATCTCAACTGCAAAAAAGAAGATATAACTATAATAGAGAGTCCTGTCGGTATGCCAGGTAGGGCAATCATTAATAAGTTTCTTAATGATGTAAAATCGGGTGAAAGAAAACCATATAAGTGTTTGTATCATTGCATTAAAACGTGTGACTATAAAAAAAGCTCTTACTGTATATCGCAAGCACTTATAAATGCTCAAAGGGGACTCATGGTAAATGGATTTGCATTTGCTGGAGCCAATGCTTATAAAGCGGATAAGATAATATCCGTTAAAGATTTAATTAGTACTCTCATGGATGAGTATAATAAAGCACTTTATTTAAGCATGTAACTATTTAAAAAGGACTGCCGTATTGGCAGTCTTTTTAAATTAATTTTTAGGATTAATTTTTAGGATTAATTTTTAGGCTTTGAAAGTTCGATTTTTATTCTTTTCCCATCGATAATTTTATCAAAAGAATTATTTATTATATTTTTTGCAGCATTTCTACGGGCATCTATAAAAGTAAATTTATCAAATATATCTATAGTGCCAATGTCTTCTTTAGAAATATCACCTATGTCCATTAATAATTTCAGAAGTGTTCTCCGATTTAGTTTATCTTTCCGCCCTAAATTAATAAACAGCCTTACATATTTAGGTTCGTCGTCATTATAATATAATTCTTTCCCATAGTACATATCCATTAAAGCTGCTGCAACATCTACAAGGTTGTACTCTTCGTCAAGTTCCATTGCAAGCGGCACAAATCTCTTGTAACCGTCATTTTCTAAAGCCTTTTTTATATCTTTAATCATTTTATTGTATTTAACTTGAAAAATGTCATCAACTGTAGGCAATTCTTTTCTTCTTATTTTGCATTTCGTCTCTCTTTCTATTCGCTTTAATGCAGGATACTCCCTTGATGTAACAAGTGTATATGCTACACCACTTCTATTTGCCCTACCTGTCCTTCCAATCCTATGGACATATGATTCCACATCCTGTGGCAAATCATAATTTATGACGTGCGACACATTTTCAACATCTATACCTCTCGCTGCTACATCTGTAGCAACCAAGAAATCAAGGTTGCCTTCTTTAAACTTCCTCAAAGTATTAATTCTTTGATTTTGGCTCATATCTCCATGCATTCCTTCTACGTTGTATCCTCTTGATTGCATGCTCTGTGTAAGCTCATCTACTTCTTTTTTTGTTTTGCAAAATATAATAGAACTTGATGGTTCTTCAACGTCTAATATCCTGCAAAGGGATTCAAACCTATCTTGATTTTTTATCTCGTAGTAAAAATGTTCGACTGTCGAAACAGTCATAGTCTTTTTTACAATAGAAATGAATTTCGCATCGCTTTTCATGTATTTCTTTGCAAGCCTCTTTATCTCATCAGGCATCGTAGCAGAAAACATCATCGTCTGCCTATTGCTATTAGTATGCCTTATAATTTCTTCAATATCATCTATAAACCCCATATCAAGCATTTCATCCGCTTCATCTAAAACAAGATACTTCACATCATTCAATCTCAATATGTCTCTCTTAATAAGGTCGAGGACTCTGCCTGGTGTACCAATCACTATGTCTACACCTCTTTTTAATGCCTTAATCTGCCTATCTATTGGCACACCACCATATACTGGAAATAATCTCACTTTAGAGTACTTCCCAATGCGGGCCAATTCATCATTAACTTGTATCGCAAGCTCCCTTGTTGGCGTCAAAATAATACAAAATACATTTCCATTGCCACCATCAAAATTGTTTATAACAGGCGCACCATATGCAAGTGTCTTGCCAGTACCTGTCTCTGCCTGTCCAATTACATCTGAACCCTGCAACAACACAGGAATTACTTCAGACTGTATTTTAGACGGCTCCTCAAATCCCATATCGTCGATGGCATTTAAAATCTTTTCATTTAAACGTAGTTCCTTAAATCCCATTAATATTTGTCTCCTTATATTTTTTATTTGCCTAGTATTTATTTTTTACAAAATCAACTGTAATATGTGAATATCCAGGTATCTATTAAACTTGTAACCCAATTCCTTTAATGTGCCAACAATTTTGAAGCCGTACTTTTCGTGTAAATGAATGCTTACATCATTGCCTTCCGATATTCTGGCTATTATAGTGTGAAATTCATTCTCCTTTGCATGCTCTATAATTTTTTTGATTAATCTATCCCCAATGCCACGCCCCTTGTATGCTTCATCAACGTAAATCGAGTCTTCCGCCACAGCCCTATAGCCGTATTTGTCAGACCAAAGGGATAAAGATGCCCATCCGACAACAATGTCATCTTCTAGTGCCACAAAAACAGCATATCTGTCATTGTGCATTTCAAACCATTTTTTATGATACTCTAATGGCCTTGGCTCAGTATCAATTGTTGCAGTTGTATTTAACACAGCTTGATTGTATATTTCATTTATTCTTTCAATATCATTTATATTAGCTTTTCGAATGATCATAAAGACCGTTCCTTTCAATCAAATTGGCTTTAAAAGAATTCGATATAAATACTTTAACATATAATATTGAAATTGCATATATATAATCAAAATAATTTTTAAAAATATCTTGGAGATGATTTTGATGAAGGAAAAATTGATTGATATTGAAAATCATTCATTTATAATAAAAGCGAATTACGATGATGTTTTGCTTTTGTCAAAATTAATCCAAGCAGAAGGCGAAAGCGAACCTATGATTGGCAAAGTCGCAATAGGCGCCGTCGTAGTCAATCGAGTGCAGGATCCAAATTTTCCTAATACAATATCTGAAGTCATTTTTGAACCTGGGCAATTTGAAAGTGTAACAAATAACCGCATATTCAATATAGATACTATAGACAATGAATGTATAATTTCAGCTCTTAAAGCATTGGAATGAGAAGATCCAACAGATGGCTCACTGTACTTTTACAACAGGTATACGGCAACAAGCAGTTGGATTAAATCAAAAAAAGTAAGTATTGCTATAGGAAAACATAATTTTATAGCGTAAAGAAAGCAGGGTATTGCCCTGCATTTATTATATCAGCATATCCTCGGAAGAAGTTCGCCTATTGGTCTATCCACAATTCTAGTTGTGCCGTAGATTGTCTCTATCGTCACAAGACCGGAACTATCAATTTCACCGATAATAGCCGCATCTTTACCGTACTTATCACCTTTCATTATTTCCAATGCCTTGTAAGCAAAATCTTTATCAACTACACACACAAGCTTTCCTTCATTTGCAAGATGTAAAAAGTCAATTCCTAACATGCTGCAAGCTGATTTTACATTCATCTTTACAGGCAGTTTATCTTCATATATTTTAATTCCCACATTGCTCATGCTGGCAATCTCGTACAGCACTTCTGCAACACCGCCTCTTGTAGGATCTCTTAAGATTTTTACAGCATCTTTAAGGGTCATAAGCTTCTCCACCATTTTATTTAAAGGCGATACATCTGAAAGAAGAGGAGGATCAAAATTAATCCCTTCCCTCGCTCCCATTACCGCCATGCCATGATCTCCTATAGTGCCTGAAACTATCACCACATCTCCAGGTTTTCCGTTCTTAATCGATACATCAACTCCATCAGGCAAAATGCCGATTCCTGCAGTATTTATAAAAATGCCATCTGCACTGTTTTTCTCGACAACTTTTGTATCACCTGTCACAATTTGTACACCAGCTTCGTTAGCAGCATCTACCATGGAGTCAACTATCTTCTTAATATCATCAACAGGAAATCCTTCTTCAATTATAAATGATTCGCTTAAGAAAAGCGGTTTTGCACCGCGCATGGAAATGTCATTTACAGTACCACATATTGCCAGCTTTCCTATATCACCACCCGGAAAAAAGACAGGCTTTACTACAAAACTGTCTGTCGTAAATACTATCTTGCCAGGAAGCAATGCTGCATCTTCCATTTGCTTTATATATTCGTTATTAAATTTTTCTATGAATATTTCGCTTATGAAGCTTTGCATCATCGAGCCGCCGCCACCGTGGGACATCAATACCTTATCCATATATCGCTCCTCCTTGATTTTAAGCGCCGTATTTATAATATGCTGCACAAGAGCCTTCTGACGAAACCATACACGGCCCTATTGGATTTACAGGCGTACAAGCTTTGCCAAACAGTGGACATTGATTAGGTGATATAACTCCTTTTAGTACATCACCGCATCTACAACCCTTTATCTCTATTTGCTCACTGGACTTCTGAATATGAAATTTCTTTTCTGCATCATATTCGCTGTACAAATCACGTATTTTTAGTCCTGAACCTTCTATCACACCCAAACCTCTCCATGTAGCATCGCTGACCTCAAAAACTTCTTCAATTAATTTCTGCGCATCTGTATTTCCTTCTTCTCGTACAACTCTTTTGTATTGAATTTCTATTTTGGGATTTTTCATATTCTTTAGTATCATTACTACACTCATTAAAATATCCTGTGCTTCAAACCCTGATACAACTCCGCCAATCTTATATTTATCAACTAAAAAATTATATATATTACTTCCTGTTATTGCACTAACATGACCTGGAAGTAGAAATCCCTGAATGTCTGACCCATTCACAACAAGCGCCTCTAATGCCTTTGGCATTGTCTTATGGAGGCAATACACACCGTAATTCTTGATTTTTTTAGCATGTGCTTCCTTTATAGTAAGTGCAACAGACGGTATGGTAGTCTCAAAACCTATCCCAATAAAAACTACCTCTTTACTGGGATTTGCCTTAGCATACTCCAATGCATCTATGGGTGAATAGAAAACTTTCACATCTTTACCTTTTGCCCTTTCTTCCTGAAGTGAAGAATTGTTACCTGGTACTCTTATGAGATCTCCAAATGTAGCTATAGTCATACCTTTACCTGCTAATGATATAACCGCATCAATCTCATTTTGTGCTGTCACACAGACAGGACATCCTGGTCCTGATATAAGTTTGATATTCGGC
The nucleotide sequence above comes from Thermoanaerobacterium sp. CMT5567-10. Encoded proteins:
- a CDS encoding glycosyl hydrolase; the protein is MSIIRKFIATILSVLLIVSAIPYNFFSTTYAATSEAVASNSKSFAFSDIRDNWAKNSIENLKNYGIINGYSDGTFKPQKEITRAEAVSILNRIFGFSAKSQQQFSDVKPGAWYSDQLLIARYAGYYSGFPNNMSKADTNITREDAITLLVNVFNINDQGDSSIINKFKDASQISDYAKGAVNALSGIISGYEDGTFKPKKTITRAEFCALLDSLISGYYNTTGNYEGKTFNGNVIINHDGVTLKNTVIEGNLYLASGIGNGEATIDNVTVDGTVYISGGGENSIYINNCNISDIVVNRLDGKVHVVLNGDNKVGNIAVNSESLIDLNDKSDIGTIEINAYIALNIGREASVSEINVNSGANGTIINGYGTIKKANIKAENVSLNGKILEKGLLNLGSENNNSQNNSNNGSTIKEINLVDPNATTKTKELFVYLNDMRGKEVLFGHQHDTDEGITITSGSNELQSDVKNDVGDFPAVFGWDTLSLEGKEKPGVPNDPIKSRENLIAAVKKIHEMGGIFTLSAHMPNFVTGGSFNDVSGDVVNKILPGGEYNSKFNEFLDNIALFANNLKDDNGNLIPILFRPFHEQNGGWFWWGAKTTTPSQYIELYRYTVEYLRDKKGVHNILYVYSPNGPFNGNEENYLATYPGDNYVDVLGMDQYDNIDNPGTKQFLSSLVNDLSMISKLADNKGKIATLSEFGYSPQGMKVAGNGDLSWFTDVLNAIKSNSNARRIAYMLTWANFGLNGNLFVPYKNAPNLGDHELLPDFIKFYQDPYTAFLNDIKGTNLTTDVVVNSGKPFMHIVTPTDNSEITTNTTKIRVRILNDTPTKVVYKVNDSNEEIPMTLDQDGYYSQDWSPSYQDNNKTAKITVIAYNGGSIEFEQSVNVFVKVPEILVKDYTFDTNIEGIQNNGTYPVSMSLNIGHAALAGDGKLEMTVTGMTYADSWQELKLQLTNIDDVLPYVNRVKFDVLIPVAAASANPDATVRGIAMLPDDWDTKYGMTTTEKKITDLRTESIDGIQYAYFPVTIDLDSSKVSSAKGLAISVVGNGLNFDGAGEIYVDNIQLINAFVEMPIDPSLVDDFESYQGNDAALQSKWIKASGDDISVSLTTDNAADGMYAMKVDYKLGSSGYAGVTKTLGGVDWSGYNKLKFYLVPDGSNQKLVIQIKVNGIYYEAYPSLSDSTPRWEEIGFNSFTVAPWDIQDQGKVITKEDLKNVQEFSIYINDAGGLKSGTLYFDGIRAINDGTGGVPNGGSGTNSTPAQPGVLYDFEDGTDGWTVDQNNANATATGITTDFASSGTHSLTSNFDLSKTDGFEIDKVQAIDLSAVKKISIDVKLSNGTATAALYIKTGSNWTWYDSGWQPINSGGFTTLSIDLDPSKINNLENVQSIGVKIVPDSGQTGNSNVYLDNVVISN
- a CDS encoding NAD(P)H-dependent flavin oxidoreductase, encoding MNIKSLKIGDLVAKLPIIQGGMGVGVSLSNLASAVANEGGIGVISAAGIGMLEKDFATNYVEANIRALRKEIKKAREKTKGIIGVNIMVALSNFADMVKTSIDEGIDIIFSGAGLPLNLPKFLNNSSKTKLVPIVSSGRAFNLIAKRWIQKYEYLPDAVVVEGPMAGGHLGYSSEQISNPDYSLDKIVKDVLEETRQYEEISGKQIPVIAAGGIYTGDDILKYLKIGAAGVQMATRFVTTDECDASDEFKKSYLNCKKEDITIIESPVGMPGRAIINKFLNDVKSGERKPYKCLYHCIKTCDYKKSSYCISQALINAQRGLMVNGFAFAGANAYKADKIISVKDLISTLMDEYNKALYLSM
- a CDS encoding DEAD/DEAH box helicase translates to MGFKELRLNEKILNAIDDMGFEEPSKIQSEVIPVLLQGSDVIGQAETGTGKTLAYGAPVINNFDGGNGNVFCIILTPTRELAIQVNDELARIGKYSKVRLFPVYGGVPIDRQIKALKRGVDIVIGTPGRVLDLIKRDILRLNDVKYLVLDEADEMLDMGFIDDIEEIIRHTNSNRQTMMFSATMPDEIKRLAKKYMKSDAKFISIVKKTMTVSTVEHFYYEIKNQDRFESLCRILDVEEPSSSIIFCKTKKEVDELTQSMQSRGYNVEGMHGDMSQNQRINTLRKFKEGNLDFLVATDVAARGIDVENVSHVINYDLPQDVESYVHRIGRTGRANRSGVAYTLVTSREYPALKRIERETKCKIRRKELPTVDDIFQVKYNKMIKDIKKALENDGYKRFVPLAMELDEEYNLVDVAAALMDMYYGKELYYNDDEPKYVRLFINLGRKDKLNRRTLLKLLMDIGDISKEDIGTIDIFDKFTFIDARRNAAKNIINNSFDKIIDGKRIKIELSKPKN
- a CDS encoding GNAT family N-acetyltransferase, whose amino-acid sequence is MIIRKANINDIERINEIYNQAVLNTTATIDTEPRPLEYHKKWFEMHNDRYAVFVALEDDIVVGWASLSLWSDKYGYRAVAEDSIYVDEAYKGRGIGDRLIKKIIEHAKENEFHTIIARISEGNDVSIHLHEKYGFKIVGTLKELGYKFNRYLDIHILQLIL
- the hypE gene encoding hydrogenase expression/formation protein HypE; translated protein: MDKVLMSHGGGGSMMQSFISEIFIEKFNNEYIKQMEDAALLPGKIVFTTDSFVVKPVFFPGGDIGKLAICGTVNDISMRGAKPLFLSESFIIEEGFPVDDIKKIVDSMVDAANEAGVQIVTGDTKVVEKNSADGIFINTAGIGILPDGVDVSIKNGKPGDVVIVSGTIGDHGMAVMGAREGINFDPPLLSDVSPLNKMVEKLMTLKDAVKILRDPTRGGVAEVLYEIASMSNVGIKIYEDKLPVKMNVKSACSMLGIDFLHLANEGKLVCVVDKDFAYKALEIMKGDKYGKDAAIIGEIDSSGLVTIETIYGTTRIVDRPIGELLPRIC
- the hypD gene encoding hydrogenase formation protein HypD, with translation MQDIINTAKKLIDKYNIGESIKIMEVCGSHTMAISKYGLRQILPPNIKLISGPGCPVCVTAQNEIDAVISLAGKGMTIATFGDLIRVPGNNSSLQEERAKGKDVKVFYSPIDALEYAKANPSKEVVFIGIGFETTIPSVALTIKEAHAKKIKNYGVYCLHKTMPKALEALVVNGSDIQGFLLPGHVSAITGSNIYNFLVDKYKIGGVVSGFEAQDILMSVVMILKNMKNPKIEIQYKRVVREEGNTDAQKLIEEVFEVSDATWRGLGVIEGSGLKIRDLYSEYDAEKKFHIQKSSEQIEIKGCRCGDVLKGVISPNQCPLFGKACTPVNPIGPCMVSSEGSCAAYYKYGA